The Crocosphaera sp. UHCC 0190 genome includes a region encoding these proteins:
- a CDS encoding DNA polymerase III subunit gamma/tau, with product MSSYEPLHHKYRPQIFADLVGQEAIATTLTNAIATRRIAPAYLFTGPRGTGKTSSARILAKSLNCLAVEYPTATPCGNCEVCRAIARGSALDVIEIDAASNTGVDNIREIIERAQFAPVQCRYKVYVIDECHMLSVAAFNALLKTLEEPPDRVIFVLATTDPQRVLPTIISRCQRFDYRRIPLEAMVKHLTEIAQKETIEIEKEALTLVAQISNGGLRDAESLLDQLSLSSGTVTPEKVWDLVGAVPERDLLLLLQAIHSNQSETVIESCRQLMNRGREPLVVLQNLASFYLNLLIAKTAANRADLVAVTATTWQDLCQEAQEWEIETILMGQQKLKDSEFQLKNTTQPRLWLEVTLLGLLPSVCRPQTIIETVSIPQKIPLNPTPKPNHSSQETILPKPSSLPSEKTEVKPEINPPEVINHQDNSSPTNTEFNGIDSQNVDLVQLWQLILSKLPRLSSALIKEHGHLISYQGTVATINIKTQGLLKAAQNQLPQIEAAFELVCGHKVKVNFKVNSGYIADYSESKSSSVSPNIINHNSNNNGQSLNENNHILTQNESETFTKKKEEIPLLNKVEEQIQEPIIPEISDLVEPSEDQLKKAVDKVAKFFEGEIVNIINDLENEQVNVSEDTSNQSISDQNLSQKIEQTEMTTKDDKQRLEEELELPEQLPLFLEQDSQLSQEVQQPKKHEIEEVNLIKFIEDREEILGEELELPEKLPLLLEEDSQSSQPFEPQEIEENQSLNKQEINPQETEDKPIKNTSDHQNSSSKKRPKINREEAIPESDENLDF from the coding sequence ATGTCTTCCTATGAACCCCTCCATCATAAATATCGCCCCCAAATTTTTGCCGACTTAGTGGGGCAAGAAGCGATCGCCACCACCTTAACCAATGCGATCGCCACCAGACGCATTGCTCCCGCCTATTTATTTACGGGGCCAAGGGGAACGGGAAAAACCTCTAGTGCGCGGATTTTAGCCAAATCCCTTAATTGTCTAGCGGTTGAATATCCCACCGCGACTCCTTGTGGCAACTGTGAGGTTTGTCGGGCGATCGCCAGGGGTTCCGCGTTAGATGTAATTGAAATTGACGCAGCAAGTAACACTGGGGTTGATAACATTCGAGAAATCATCGAACGGGCCCAATTTGCCCCGGTACAGTGCCGTTATAAAGTGTATGTGATAGATGAATGCCATATGCTGAGTGTGGCAGCCTTTAACGCCTTATTAAAGACCTTAGAGGAACCCCCAGATCGGGTTATTTTTGTGCTAGCGACAACTGATCCTCAGCGAGTTTTACCGACCATTATTTCCCGTTGTCAACGCTTCGACTATCGTCGCATTCCCTTAGAAGCAATGGTTAAACATTTAACAGAAATTGCTCAAAAAGAAACGATTGAAATTGAGAAAGAAGCCTTAACTTTAGTGGCCCAAATTTCCAATGGTGGCTTAAGAGATGCAGAAAGTTTATTAGATCAATTAAGCTTATCATCAGGAACTGTTACCCCTGAAAAAGTTTGGGATTTAGTGGGAGCAGTCCCGGAGAGAGACTTATTATTATTATTACAAGCGATTCATTCTAATCAATCAGAAACCGTCATAGAATCTTGTCGCCAATTGATGAACCGAGGGCGAGAACCCTTAGTCGTTTTGCAAAATTTAGCTAGTTTTTATCTTAATCTATTAATTGCGAAAACGGCTGCAAATCGGGCTGATTTAGTCGCAGTTACGGCAACAACTTGGCAAGATTTATGTCAAGAAGCACAAGAGTGGGAAATTGAAACAATTTTAATGGGTCAACAAAAGCTAAAAGACAGTGAATTTCAGCTAAAAAATACCACTCAACCCCGTTTATGGTTAGAAGTTACCCTATTAGGTTTACTGCCTTCTGTCTGTCGTCCTCAAACGATTATTGAAACGGTTTCTATTCCTCAAAAAATACCTCTTAATCCTACTCCAAAACCTAATCATTCTTCTCAAGAAACAATCCTACCTAAACCTAGTTCTTTGCCCTCTGAAAAGACGGAAGTTAAACCGGAGATAAACCCACCTGAAGTTATTAATCATCAGGATAATTCTTCTCCGACTAATACCGAATTTAATGGAATTGATTCCCAAAACGTTGATCTAGTTCAACTCTGGCAATTGATATTATCTAAACTTCCTCGTCTTTCATCAGCATTAATTAAAGAGCATGGTCACTTAATTAGTTATCAAGGAACTGTGGCAACTATCAACATTAAAACTCAAGGTTTACTGAAAGCTGCCCAAAACCAATTGCCTCAAATTGAAGCTGCATTTGAGTTAGTTTGTGGACATAAAGTTAAGGTTAATTTTAAAGTAAATTCCGGCTATATTGCTGATTATTCTGAGTCTAAATCTTCATCGGTTTCTCCTAATATCATTAATCATAATAGTAATAATAATGGTCAATCATTGAATGAAAATAATCATATATTGACTCAGAATGAATCAGAAACTTTTACTAAAAAAAAAGAAGAAATTCCTCTCTTGAATAAAGTTGAGGAGCAGATTCAGGAGCCTATTATTCCAGAAATTTCTGATTTAGTTGAGCCTTCTGAAGATCAACTTAAAAAAGCAGTGGACAAGGTAGCTAAATTTTTTGAAGGAGAGATTGTTAATATTATCAATGATTTGGAAAATGAACAAGTCAATGTTTCTGAGGATACTTCTAATCAAAGCATTTCTGATCAGAACTTATCTCAAAAAATAGAACAGACAGAAATGACAACAAAAGATGATAAACAAAGGTTAGAAGAGGAATTAGAATTACCAGAACAATTACCTTTATTCTTAGAACAAGATAGTCAATTATCTCAGGAAGTTCAACAACCGAAAAAGCATGAGATTGAAGAAGTCAACCTAATTAAGTTTATAGAAGATAGAGAAGAAATATTAGGAGAAGAATTAGAATTACCAGAAAAATTACCTTTATTGTTAGAAGAAGATAGTCAATCATCTCAGCCATTTGAACCACAAGAAATTGAAGAAAATCAAAGCCTTAATAAACAAGAAATAAATCCGCAAGAAACAGAGGATAAACCGATAAAAAACACCAGCGATCATCAAAACTCTTCCTCTAAAAAGAGACCTAAAATCAACAGAGAGGAAGCCATCCCAGAAAGTGACGAAAATCTCGATTTTTAA
- the nadA gene encoding quinolinate synthase NadA, giving the protein MFTTIKPPSTSALNLLPNDLFSAINELKRDLKAIILAHYYQDPDIQDIADFIGDSLGLSQQAATTQAEVIVFAGVHFMAETAKILNPDKLVLLPDLDAGCSLAESCPPAEFAKFKAQYPDALVVSYINCTAEIKAMSDVICTSSNAVKIVNQLPKDRPIIFAPDRNLGRYVMEQTGRDLILWQGSCIVHETFSEKKIVQLKIEHPEAEILAHPECEPSVLHHADYIGSTTALLNYSHQSSHQIFIVATEPGIIHQMQKYNPNKMFIPAPAMNNCACNECPYMRLNTLEKLYLAMKFKQPEIIMDESIRVAALRPIQRMLEMSK; this is encoded by the coding sequence GTGTTCACTACTATAAAACCCCCGTCAACATCTGCCCTTAATTTGCTACCTAATGATTTATTTTCAGCAATTAATGAGCTTAAAAGAGATTTAAAAGCGATTATTTTGGCTCATTACTATCAAGATCCTGATATTCAAGATATTGCTGATTTTATTGGAGATTCTCTCGGTCTTTCTCAGCAAGCTGCCACGACGCAAGCAGAAGTAATCGTCTTTGCGGGAGTTCATTTTATGGCAGAAACCGCCAAAATTTTGAATCCTGATAAATTAGTTTTATTACCAGATTTAGACGCGGGATGTTCCTTAGCTGAGAGTTGTCCTCCGGCAGAATTTGCCAAATTTAAGGCACAATATCCCGATGCTTTGGTGGTTTCGTACATTAATTGTACAGCAGAAATCAAGGCCATGAGTGATGTTATTTGTACGAGTTCTAATGCCGTAAAAATTGTTAATCAACTACCAAAAGATCGTCCGATTATTTTTGCACCAGATCGCAATTTAGGACGATATGTAATGGAACAAACAGGACGAGATCTGATTTTATGGCAAGGCAGTTGTATCGTTCATGAAACCTTTTCAGAGAAGAAGATTGTACAATTAAAAATTGAGCATCCCGAAGCCGAAATTTTGGCTCATCCTGAGTGTGAACCCTCGGTTTTACACCATGCTGATTATATTGGTTCCACCACGGCTTTACTCAACTATTCCCATCAGAGTTCCCATCAAATATTTATTGTTGCGACTGAACCGGGGATTATTCATCAGATGCAAAAATACAACCCTAATAAGATGTTTATTCCTGCACCAGCCATGAATAATTGTGCTTGTAATGAATGCCCTTATATGCGTCTCAATACCCTAGAAAAATTGTATTTAGCTATGAAGTTTAAGCAGCCAGAAATTATTATGGATGAATCAATTCGAGTAGCGGCCTTACGTCCTATTCAAAGAATGTTAGAAATGTCTAAATAG